In the Onychostoma macrolepis isolate SWU-2019 chromosome 09, ASM1243209v1, whole genome shotgun sequence genome, one interval contains:
- the adarb1b gene encoding double-stranded RNA-specific editase 1 isoform X2 translates to MDVDEEENMSSCSTDVKENRNLDNVSSKEGAGLVEQLPNGSGGGGRKRPLEEGNNGHAHSKFRPKKRKKTPGPVLPKNALMQLNEIKPGLQYKLLSQTGPVHAPVFVMTVEVNGQLFEGSGPTKKKAKLNAAEKALRSFVQFPNASEAHLAMGRTLTVNTDFTSDQADFPDMLFNGFETPAPSEETFFLGSNGNGSLKPLGEYPVPQAPGTNSLVQAPLPPPSSFSSSTSGKNPVMILNELRPGLKYEFVSESGESHAKNFVMSVTVDSQTFEGSGRNKKLAKARAAQAALSALFNMQLDQTPSRQPIPREGLQLHLPQVLADAVSRLVVDKFSELTDNFTSPHARRKVLAGVVMTTGTDVKDAQVICVSTGTKCINGEYMSDRGLALNDCHAEIIARRSLIRYLYMQLEHFLSNNKEEHQKSIFTQCDKRGFRLKDNVQFHLYISTSPCGDARIFSPHEAGVEDQGDRHPNRKARGQLRTKIESGEGTIPVRSSNTIQTWDGVLQGERLLTMSCSDKIARWNVVGIQGSLMSYFTEPIYFSSIILGSLYHADHLSRAMYQRIADIEDLPQQFSLNRPLLSGISNAEARQPGKAPNFSVNWTVGDQALEVINATTGKDDMGRPSRLCKHALYSRWVRLHSKLSSTLRIKVPKPSSYHEAKQAAEEYHTAKQTLIKAFHKAGLGAWVKKPIEQDQFSLNS, encoded by the exons ATGGATGTTGATGAGGAGGAGAACATGA GTTCATGCAGCACCGACGTAAAGGAAAACCGCAACCTGGACAACGTCTCTTCTAAGGAGGGAGCTGGCCTGGTGGAGCAGCTCCCCAATGGTAGTGGAGGAGGGGGTCGCAAGCGGCCCCTGGAGGAGGGCAACAATGGCCATGCGCACTCCAAATTCAGACCCAAGAAACGTAAGAAAACGCCAGGGCCGGTTCTGCCCAAGAACGCCCTGATGCAGCTGAACGAGATCAAACCGGGTCTGCAATACAAGCTGCTCTCGCAGACCGGCCCGGTCCACGCGCCGGTCTTCGTCATGACCGTTGAGGTTAACGGTCAGTTGTTCGAGGGCTCGGGACCTACGAAGAAAAAGGCCAAGCTGAACGCCGCCGAGAAGGCGCTGCGCTCCTTCGTGCAGTTCCCAAACGCGTCCGAGGCGCACCTGGCCATGGGCCGTACGCTCACCGTCAACACGGATTTCACCTCCGACCAGGCTGACTTCCCTGACATGCTCTTCAACGGGTTTGAGACGCCGGCACCGTCTGAGGAAACGTTTTTTCTGGGCTCCAACGGCAACGGCTCCTTAAAACCGCTGGGAGAGTATCCCGTGCCCCAGGCGCCAGGTACGAACAGCCTCGTGCAGGCACCGCTACCGCCGCcctcctccttctcctcctcGACCAGCGGCAAAAACCCCGTCATGATCCTCAACGAGCTGCGGCCGGGCCTCAAATATGAGTTTGTGTCGGAGAGCGGGGAGAGCCATGCTAAGAACTTTGTGATGTCAGTGACCGTGGACTCACAGACGTTTGAGGGCTCGGGTCGAAATAAGAAACTCGCTAAAGCCCGGGCTGCCCAAGCTGCTCTGTCTGCGCTCTTCAACATGCAACTGGACCAGACCCCGTCCCGCCAACCCATCCCGAGAGAGGGGCTGCAGCTGCACCTGCCGCAG GTTCTTGCAGATGCCGTTTCTCGTCTGGTAGTGGACAAATTCAGCGAGCTTACTGACAACTTCACGTCTCCACATGCACGACGGAAAGTTCTGGCTGGTGTTGTCATGACAACAG GCACCGATGTCAAGGACGCTCAGGTCATCTGCGTCTCCACGGGAACCAAGTGTATAAACGGCGAGTATATGAGCGACCGTGGCCTGGCGCTCAACGACTGTCACGCTGAAATCATCGCTCGCCGCTCTCTGATCAGGTATCTCTACATGCAGCTGGAGCACTTCTTAAG TAACAATAAAGAGGAGCACCAAAAGTCCATATTCACGCAGTGTGACAAGCGTGGCTTCCGGCTGAAAGACAACGTCCAGTTTCATCTTTACATCAGCACATCGCCCTGCGGAGACGCCCGGATCTTCTCTCCTCACGAGGCGGGTGTAGAGG ACCAGGGAGACAGACACCCAAACAGGAAGGCAAGGGGCCAGTTGAGGACCAAGATTGAGTCTGGAGAGGGAACCATCCCGGTGCGCTCTAGTAACACCATACAGACGTGGGACGGAGTCCTGCAGGGCGAGCGGCTGCTTACAATGTCATGCAGTGACAAAATCGCAAG ATGGAACGTGGTGGGCATCCAGGGCTCTCTGATGAGCTACTTTACTGAGCCCATCTACTTCTCCAGCATCATCCTGGGCAGCCTGTATCACGCTGATCATCTCTCCCGAGCCATGTACCAGCGGATCGCTGACATCGAAGACCTGCCCCAGCAATTCTCCCTCAACCGCCCCCTGCTCAGCG gAATCAGTAACGCTGAGGCCCGGCAGCCAGGAAAGGCTCCTAACTTCAGTGTGAACTGGACGGTGGGAGATCAGGCTCTAGAAGTCATTAACGCCACCACAGGCAAGGATGACATGGGCAGACCCTCACGTCTCTGTAAGCACGCCCTATACAGCCGCTGGGTGCGACTACACTCTAAG CTTTCGTCAACTCTGCGAATCAAAGTGCCCAAGCCCAGCTCGTACCACGAAGCCAAACAAGCAGCGGAGGAGTACCATACGGCCAAGCAAACGCTCATCAAGGCCTTTCACAAAGCGGGTCTGGGCGCCTGGGTGAAAAAACCCATAGAACAGGACCAGTTCTCGCTGAACTCTTGA
- the adarb1b gene encoding double-stranded RNA-specific editase 1 isoform X1, producing MALVVDATHCMGAYYCLVRTRFKRRRKKRSERKGVAGAQQAQGQSRRFATMDVDEEENMSSCSTDVKENRNLDNVSSKEGAGLVEQLPNGSGGGGRKRPLEEGNNGHAHSKFRPKKRKKTPGPVLPKNALMQLNEIKPGLQYKLLSQTGPVHAPVFVMTVEVNGQLFEGSGPTKKKAKLNAAEKALRSFVQFPNASEAHLAMGRTLTVNTDFTSDQADFPDMLFNGFETPAPSEETFFLGSNGNGSLKPLGEYPVPQAPGTNSLVQAPLPPPSSFSSSTSGKNPVMILNELRPGLKYEFVSESGESHAKNFVMSVTVDSQTFEGSGRNKKLAKARAAQAALSALFNMQLDQTPSRQPIPREGLQLHLPQVLADAVSRLVVDKFSELTDNFTSPHARRKVLAGVVMTTGTDVKDAQVICVSTGTKCINGEYMSDRGLALNDCHAEIIARRSLIRYLYMQLEHFLSNNKEEHQKSIFTQCDKRGFRLKDNVQFHLYISTSPCGDARIFSPHEAGVEDQGDRHPNRKARGQLRTKIESGEGTIPVRSSNTIQTWDGVLQGERLLTMSCSDKIARWNVVGIQGSLMSYFTEPIYFSSIILGSLYHADHLSRAMYQRIADIEDLPQQFSLNRPLLSGISNAEARQPGKAPNFSVNWTVGDQALEVINATTGKDDMGRPSRLCKHALYSRWVRLHSKLSSTLRIKVPKPSSYHEAKQAAEEYHTAKQTLIKAFHKAGLGAWVKKPIEQDQFSLNS from the exons GTGTGGCCGGGGCTCAGCAAGCGCAGGGCCAGTCGAGGCGTTTCGCCACCATGGATGTTGATGAGGAGGAGAACATGA GTTCATGCAGCACCGACGTAAAGGAAAACCGCAACCTGGACAACGTCTCTTCTAAGGAGGGAGCTGGCCTGGTGGAGCAGCTCCCCAATGGTAGTGGAGGAGGGGGTCGCAAGCGGCCCCTGGAGGAGGGCAACAATGGCCATGCGCACTCCAAATTCAGACCCAAGAAACGTAAGAAAACGCCAGGGCCGGTTCTGCCCAAGAACGCCCTGATGCAGCTGAACGAGATCAAACCGGGTCTGCAATACAAGCTGCTCTCGCAGACCGGCCCGGTCCACGCGCCGGTCTTCGTCATGACCGTTGAGGTTAACGGTCAGTTGTTCGAGGGCTCGGGACCTACGAAGAAAAAGGCCAAGCTGAACGCCGCCGAGAAGGCGCTGCGCTCCTTCGTGCAGTTCCCAAACGCGTCCGAGGCGCACCTGGCCATGGGCCGTACGCTCACCGTCAACACGGATTTCACCTCCGACCAGGCTGACTTCCCTGACATGCTCTTCAACGGGTTTGAGACGCCGGCACCGTCTGAGGAAACGTTTTTTCTGGGCTCCAACGGCAACGGCTCCTTAAAACCGCTGGGAGAGTATCCCGTGCCCCAGGCGCCAGGTACGAACAGCCTCGTGCAGGCACCGCTACCGCCGCcctcctccttctcctcctcGACCAGCGGCAAAAACCCCGTCATGATCCTCAACGAGCTGCGGCCGGGCCTCAAATATGAGTTTGTGTCGGAGAGCGGGGAGAGCCATGCTAAGAACTTTGTGATGTCAGTGACCGTGGACTCACAGACGTTTGAGGGCTCGGGTCGAAATAAGAAACTCGCTAAAGCCCGGGCTGCCCAAGCTGCTCTGTCTGCGCTCTTCAACATGCAACTGGACCAGACCCCGTCCCGCCAACCCATCCCGAGAGAGGGGCTGCAGCTGCACCTGCCGCAG GTTCTTGCAGATGCCGTTTCTCGTCTGGTAGTGGACAAATTCAGCGAGCTTACTGACAACTTCACGTCTCCACATGCACGACGGAAAGTTCTGGCTGGTGTTGTCATGACAACAG GCACCGATGTCAAGGACGCTCAGGTCATCTGCGTCTCCACGGGAACCAAGTGTATAAACGGCGAGTATATGAGCGACCGTGGCCTGGCGCTCAACGACTGTCACGCTGAAATCATCGCTCGCCGCTCTCTGATCAGGTATCTCTACATGCAGCTGGAGCACTTCTTAAG TAACAATAAAGAGGAGCACCAAAAGTCCATATTCACGCAGTGTGACAAGCGTGGCTTCCGGCTGAAAGACAACGTCCAGTTTCATCTTTACATCAGCACATCGCCCTGCGGAGACGCCCGGATCTTCTCTCCTCACGAGGCGGGTGTAGAGG ACCAGGGAGACAGACACCCAAACAGGAAGGCAAGGGGCCAGTTGAGGACCAAGATTGAGTCTGGAGAGGGAACCATCCCGGTGCGCTCTAGTAACACCATACAGACGTGGGACGGAGTCCTGCAGGGCGAGCGGCTGCTTACAATGTCATGCAGTGACAAAATCGCAAG ATGGAACGTGGTGGGCATCCAGGGCTCTCTGATGAGCTACTTTACTGAGCCCATCTACTTCTCCAGCATCATCCTGGGCAGCCTGTATCACGCTGATCATCTCTCCCGAGCCATGTACCAGCGGATCGCTGACATCGAAGACCTGCCCCAGCAATTCTCCCTCAACCGCCCCCTGCTCAGCG gAATCAGTAACGCTGAGGCCCGGCAGCCAGGAAAGGCTCCTAACTTCAGTGTGAACTGGACGGTGGGAGATCAGGCTCTAGAAGTCATTAACGCCACCACAGGCAAGGATGACATGGGCAGACCCTCACGTCTCTGTAAGCACGCCCTATACAGCCGCTGGGTGCGACTACACTCTAAG CTTTCGTCAACTCTGCGAATCAAAGTGCCCAAGCCCAGCTCGTACCACGAAGCCAAACAAGCAGCGGAGGAGTACCATACGGCCAAGCAAACGCTCATCAAGGCCTTTCACAAAGCGGGTCTGGGCGCCTGGGTGAAAAAACCCATAGAACAGGACCAGTTCTCGCTGAACTCTTGA